The nucleotide window TTTTTTTTAGTTGTAAAAATCAAGAAAATAAAACTACAGAAACTGAGGAATGGGTTTCCATTTTTAATGGTAAAAACTTAGAGGGATGGACACCTAAAATTAATGGCTATCAACTAGGTGATAACTATAAAAATACATTTAGAGTACAAAATGGAATTTTAAAAGTTTCATATAGTAATTATGATACATTTACAAATCAGTTTGGTCATATCTTTTACAAAAATACTTTCCAGAAATATAAATTGAAACTTCAATATAGATTTGTAGATCAACAAGTTAGTGGTGGTGAAGCTTGGGCTACTAAAAATAGTGGCATTATGTTACATTGCCAAGACCCGAAAACAATGCTTTTAAACCAGGAATTCCCTATTTCTTTAGAAGCTCAATTATTAGGTGGAGTAGACAAAACCATACAAAGACCATCAGGTAATTTATGCACACCTGGCACTCATGTTGAAATGCGAAATAAAAAGATTACAGATCATTGTATAATTTCTAGTAGCGAAACCTATTATGATAATCAATGGATTACTGCAGAAGTTAGAGTTACAGATAGTATTATTGAACATTACATAAACAGTAAATTGGTAATTTCTTATACCAACCCAACTATTGGAGGTCAATTTTTAGAAACTGCTTCAAAAGAGATTCAGGCTAAAGATGGCCAAAAATTAAAAGGTGGCTTCATCTCTTTACAAAGCGAAAGCCACCCAATTGAATTTAAAAATATTCAAATTCTAGAATTAAAATAATGTCTTTTTTTATTCTACAATAAACTTACCTTTCATCATTGCAAAATGTGCAGGGAAACTGCAGATAAAATCATACTCACCTGAGGCTGGTGCAGTAAACTCTATGGTTGTAGTTTCACCTCCACCAATCATTTTTGTATGCACAATAACATCATTAGATCCTTCAGGAATGTAGTCATTGTCTTTTGAGGCAGCTGCAGCAGAAGCAAATGTCGACATTTTTACACCTTGCTTTAAAATTACTACATTATGTCCCATAATCTTTTTATCTAATTTACCTGTATGAGTTAATGTCAATTTTACTTTTTGATTTGCTTTTACGTTTATTTTTCTAGTACTAAATTTCATTTTATCGCTAGTTGAAATAAACACATTCGCAACACCATTTTCATCAACAATTACAGTAGGTTTTTTCTCTTCTTTTTTCTTTTTTACAACTGCTGTTTTCTTAACCTTTTTTTCAGTAGTTTTTGCTTCTTCCTTCTTATCATTTCCACAACTTAAAAAGAGGGTAGCTCCTATTATTACTAGTAAAATTCGTTTCATTATATGTTAATTTGATTATTTAATAAATATATAAATTTTTGTCCTAAAAGCATACAGTTTACCCCTTAAATTTTTCTAAATAAAGAATAAAAATGGTACCTTTCTAAAAAGTTTTAAACGATGCAAAAAACTAATTTAAAAGAGATTGCAAAAACACTTGGATTTTCTGTAGCAACAGTTTCTAAGGCGTTAAATGGTTACTCTGATGTTAGTGAAAAAACAAAGAAATTAGTCTTAGATTTAGCTGAAGAATTAAACTATACACCTAACTCATTTGCAGTTAATTTAAGAACCAAAGAATCTAAAACCATTGGTGTTATTATACCAACAATGGTGCATTATTTTTTTTCTAATATCATTGATAGCATTTTAAAAGATTGCGAAGAAAGAGGTTACATGGTTATTATCATGCAATCAAATGAAAATTACGAGCTAGAAAAAAAACAAGTAGATTTACTTTTAAGTAAAGGTGTAGATGGTATTTTAATTTCTTTATCGAATAAAACAAGAGACACTTCTCACCTAAAAAAAATCATAAATTCAGGAATCCCCTTAATTCTTTTTGACAAAATTGATAAGAACATAAAATGTTCTAAAATCATAAATGATGATAGAAAAGCAGCTTATAATGCTGTGTGTCATCTTATTAAAAATGGCAATAAAAGAATTGCTCATTTCAGAGGCGCACTAAATCCGCAAAATTCAATTGATCGATTTTTAGGATACAAAAAAGCTTTAACCGATAATAATATTGAATACGATCCTTCTTTGGTCTACGAATGCAAAAACAACAATAGAGATGATTTTGTTGAAGGAGCAGAATTGGCAAAACAATTAATGATAGATCATAAAGATAATGTTGATGCTATTTTTACGGTTAACGACTTAATTTCTATTGGAACCTTAAACTACTTTAATAGAAATAACATTAAAGTACCAGAAGAAATTGAATTATTTGGATTTAGCAATTGGTTTATGACAAACGTTACAACTCCTTCTATTTCATCAGTAGAGCAAAATGCCAATAAAATAGGCAAAAAGGCTGCAGAAATTTTGTTTAAAGAGCTCGAACAAAAAGCCAATGAAGAAGAAATTTTGTACGAAACACATATTATTGAAACTGAATTAATTTTTAGAGATTCTACTAGTAATAAAATAAAATAATTATCTTTAACTTAAGACATCAGTAGTAATACTGAAATTTTTATACATACCTTGTCCCTACAATAATCGAATAAAAATGCCAAAGAAGGGGAAAGAAAAAAATACTGCCAATAAAGCCAAACACTCTAAGCTGATGCAACAAAAAATCAGTAAGGTTAAGTTAAAAAAACAACTTCATAAAGAGCGTTTAAAGGCTATAATACAAAAGGTTAATCAAGAAAAAAAGAAAGAAGAATGAGCATAAAATATTACTTAGGTAGTATTATATCTCTACCTCTTTTACCCATATTATTTTTGCAAGGAAAAAAAATTAGAGCAAATGTTCCAAAACTTCCAGAGGCAAAAAATCCTAAAGGATACATCAAAAAAACATCTACCAAAACATTAAAAATGTTGGTAATTGGCGAGAGTACAATTGCAGGTGTTGGTGTAGATTTTCATGAAAATGGGTTTACAGGTATTTTAGCAAAAACTATTGCAGGCCAATCTGAAGTTTCTGTTTTATGGCAAGTTTACGCCAAAAGTGGCTACACAGCTAAAATGGTTAGAAGAAGGTTGTTACCAAAAATAGAAGATACTACTGCAGATTTAATTGTTATTGGTTTAGGAGGTAATGATGCTTTTAAACTGAACTCTCCAGATGTTTGGATAATTCAGATTAATAAATTAATTAAAGATTTAAAAAGAAAGTACCCAAAAACACCTATTTATTTTACAAATATGCCCCCTATAAAGGAGTTTCCTGCATTTACTAAATCGATAAAATTTGTAATTGGAAATTTGGTAGAACTTTTAGGAAAGCGTTTGTACAAAAGAGTTAAAAACAAAAACAATGTTTATTATAATAATGAACTAATTACTTTAGAAAGTTGGCAAGAGAAATATAATTTATCAGATGATGTATCTACTTTTTTTAGTGATGGTGTTCATCCTTCTAAATTAACTTATCAACTTTGGGGAAAAGATATGGCCAATTTTATTATGAAAACCAAAAGCTTTCAATCATGGTTGCAGAAGAAATAATAGAACATTTTCAACTTACAGAACATCCAGAAGGTGGTTATTTTAAAGAAACCTACAGAAGCTCAATTACTATAAAACCAGAGAATTTAGACCAAAAATTTGATGGAAATAGAAATTTATGTACTGGTATCTTATTCTTATTAACATCTCAAAAATTTTCTGCTTTTCATAAAATTAAGCAAGATGAAGTTTGGCATTTTTACAAAGGAAGTACCTTAAAACTACACATGATTTCACCTGAAGGTGATTACACTTTTAAACTTATTGGTACTAATTTTGCTTTGGGAGAAATTCCTCAATTTACAGTACCTGCTTATTGGTATTTTGCAGCAGAAGTTATTGCACCAAAATCATTTTGTTTTGTGGGCTGTACAGTTTCACCAGGCTTTGATTTTAGAGATTTTACACTACCTTCTTTCCAAGAATTATCAAAAGAATTTCCTGAGCATAAATCAATTATAAAAAGTCTAACTCACCATTAACTAAAAAAGCTCTGAATTTTAAAATTCAGAGCTTTTTTTTTATAAAATTTGAAACTATAATCCTATTTATCAATAGATCCTAAAACACGTTTCATAAAATTATTTAATGCCTCTTTTTTTGGAGCACCATCTTTAATCATTTTATCTACTTCAATTGCTCCATACATATTAGAAATTAACTCACCAATAACATCTAATTCTTCATCTTTTAAAGAAGGAACTTCTGTTAAAGCCTCTAAAGTTTCTATAGTTTCTAAAACGTAATCTTGATCGTTTTCTTCAATAAAACTGGTTAAATGTTTAATTACTGGTAATTTCATAATTTATTGAATTTCTGACACTAAGTCTTTTAAAACATCAAACTTATTAGTTTGTGTTTGATTTTTTTTCTCTCCTCCTACAAAAGTTGCAAAAGTTGGTAAGTTGCTTACATCTGCCAACTTTCTGCTTTCAGGAAATTTTTCAGCATCTACCATTACAAATTTTATTTCATCATTCTCATTAGCCAATTTTTTAAATTTTGGCTTCATAATTCTACAATTTCCACACCAAGTTGCTGAGTATTGTACAATTACTTTCTCATTTCCTTCTACAATAACTTGTAAATTATCTTCTGTTAAATCTTGTACCATAATAATTTTCTTTTGAATTATGAGTTGTAAACAAAAGTTTACAACTCATAACCTATATTAAATTTAGTGACTAGCTAAATACTCTTTAGTTCCTTTGGCATTTGCTTGCATTGCCTCTTTACCTTCTTCCCAATTTGCAGGACAAACTTCTCCATTTTTCTGTACATGAGAATAAGCATCAATTAAACGTAAAAACTCATTTACGTTTCTACCAACTGGCATATGGTTAATACCTTCATGAAATACTGTACCTTCTTCGTCAATTAAATAAGTTGCTCTATAAGTTACATTATCACCTTCTACTTGAACAGTTCCAGTCTCTTCATCATATACTTCATTAGAAATATCTAAAATTCCTAAAATAGATGATAAATTTCTGTTGCTATCTGCTAAAATTGGGTAAGTAACACCTTCTATACCTCCATTATCTTTAGAAGTACTTAACCAAGCAAAATGCACTTCTGCAGTATCACAAGAAGCACCAATTACTACAGTGTTTCTTTTTTCGAATTCTGGTAATGCTTCTTGAAAAGCATGTAATTCTGTAGGACATACAAAAGTAAAATCTTTTGGATACCAAAATAACAACACCTTCTTGTTATTATTTACTGCTTCTTCTAATACATTTAACTTAAATGTATCTCCCAAATCGTTCATTGCGTTTACGTTAAGATCTGGAAATTTTTTACCAACTGCTGTTGCCATATTAATTATTATTTATGATTATTATATTTTCAGCTGCAAATATATTTTTAATGCTTACATTCTATGACACATCCCAAACTATTTAATTTATAGTAGAATAAGCTTTAATTATCTTAATTATTACAAAATTTTATAATCACTTTTACTTATAATTAAATAATTATTATAGATAAAAATTATTTACGAAAATTTTGTAATTTTGATGTAATAATTCTTAAAAACCAAATTTTATGAGCAATACAGATAATTTTGACATTAATAAAGACGCAAGTAAATGTCCTTTTTTAAATGGAGTTCCTAAAAAAACTGCAGGAGGAGGCACTACGAATCGCGACTGGTGGCCAAATGAATTAAAACTAAATGTTTTACGTCAGCATGCTTCTAAATCTAATCCTTTAGGAGAAGACTTTGATTATGCAGCTGCGTTTAATAGTTTAAACTTTAGTGAACTAAAACAAGATGTACTAGATTTAATGACAGATTCACAAGATTGGTGGCCTGCAGATTATGGTCATTATGGAGGTTTTATGATTAGAATGGCTTGGCATAGTGCAGGTACATATAGAGTTATAGATGGTAGAGGTGGTGCAGGTTCTGGTACGCAAAGGTTTGCTCCTTTAAATAGCTGGCCAGATAATGGTAATCTAGATAAAGCAAGATTACTGCTTTGGCCAATAAAACAGAAATATGGGAATAAAATTTCTTGGGCAGATTTAATGATTTTAGCTGGTAACTGTGCATTAGAATCTATGGGTTTTCCAACGAAAGGTTTTGCTGGTGGTAGAGAGGATGTATGGGAACCTGAACAGGATATTTATTGGGGAAGTGAAACTGAATGGGGTGCCAATGAAAAAAGATACGAAAATGAAGATTTAGAGTCTCCTTTAGCAGCAGTAATGATGGGTTGGATTTACGTAAACCCAGAAGGTCCTAATGGAAATCCAGATCCTTTAGGTTCTGCCAAAAATGTTAGAGACACTTTTGATAGAATGGCTATGAATGATGAAGAAACTGTAGCCTTAGTTGCTGGTGGACATACATTTGGTAAAGCTCATGGAGCTGCAGATCCAGATGAATTTGTTGGTAATGAACCTCATAGAGGAAAACTGGAAGAAATGAGTACTGGTTGGAAAAACTCTTACAAATCAGGAGTTTTAGATGATACTATTACAAGTGGTATAGAAGGTGCATGGACACCAAACCCTACTCAATGGGATGCTGATTACTTTGATGTATTGTTAAATTACGAGTGGGAATTAACAAAAAGTCCAGCAGGCGCTTATCAATGGACGCCTACAGAAGAATCTAAAGCAAGGATGGCACCTACAGCTGGTGATCCTAATAAAAAGCAAGCGCTTATGATGACAACAGCTGATATTGCTTTAAGAATGGATCCTGAATATCTTAAGATTTCTCAACGTTTTCATAAAGATCATAAAGCATTTGAAGATGCTTTTGCTAGTGCATGGTACAAATTAACACATAGAGATATGGGACCTACAGATCGTTATTTAGGACCAGAAGTTCCTAGTGAAGAATTATTATGGCAAGACCCAATACCTAAAGTAAATTACACTTTAACAGATGCGAATATTAATACTTTAAAATCACTGATTTCAGAAAGTGAATTAACCGTTTCTGAATTAGTAAAAACTGCATGGGCTTCTGCATTTACTTTTAGAGGATCTGATAAACGTGGAGGAGCTAATGGAGGTAGAATTCGTCTAGAACCACAAAAAAATTGGGAAGTTAATAATCCTGAAGAATTAGATAGGGTCTTAAAAGTATATGAAAATATTCAACAATCATATGATGGAGATATTTCTATCGCAGATTTAATAGTATTAGGTGGTTCTGTTGGTGTTGAGAAAGCTGTTAAAAATGCTGGCTACTCTTTTGATGTTTCTTTTTCTGGTGGAAGAGGAGATGCCTCTCAAGAACAAACCGATTTAAAGTCTTTTAGCTATTTAGAACCAATTGCAGACGGATTTAGAAATTACATTAACGGTAATTTAGAAATGGCTGCTGAAGATCTATTGATAGATAAAGCAAACCTATTAACTTTATCTATTCCAGAAATGACAGTTTTAGTTGGTGGTTTACGAATGTTAGGCGCGAATTACGATGGCTCTAATCATGGCGTTTTTACTGATAAAAAAGAAAGTTTAACAAATGATTTCTTTAAAAATATTTTAGACTTTTCATATACTTGGAAAGCTACAAACTCAGATGAGAAAGAGTTTATAGGTAGAGACAGAAAAACAAATGCAATGAAGTTTACAGGAACCAGAGCCGATTTAATTTTTGGTTCTAACACTGAGTTAAGAGCAGTTTGTGAAGTTTATGGTGCAGCAGATGCTGAAGAAAAATTTGTTAAAGATTTTATTGCTGCCTGGACAAAAGTGATGAACTTAGATAGGTTTGATTTAAAATAAGATTATTATTTCATATAAATAAAAAGAGGAAATATATTACATATTTCCTCTTTTTTTAATCATTATTTTCATCATCACCTTGCAGTAAAGGATGATCTTCTATATCTAAACCAACTACTTTAATAATACTTACTACTGCATTAAAAAGCATCAAAACAACACTAATTAAACCACCACTTAAAATTGAAGAAATAATTAAAGTAGCGTAGTAAATATAAGTATACCAATCACTTGGCACATTATCTGCTTCAGTAACTGGTAGGTTAAAAAACTGAAATATAATCATAGCTGCAACGAAAACAACTGTATCAATTTTTGCAATTAAAATTATGTGCTTATAATGACTTTTATTCAATTTAGATTTAGACCCAGAGCTAACGCTTATTAAAGTTAATAACAACGCTAAAATTGTAGCTGATGCTAATACAATTGTATTACAAAGTGTATTAAAACCTGGTAAAGATGAACGTATTAATTCTTTTGCTTCATAACCACTTAAATTACCTAAAGCAAATGCACCTATTCCTGTAAAAATAGTTGCAATTACTCCACCAATTATAGCACGTTTATTGTAATTAGATAAGTTTAAAAATTTAAATATGTCCATTATTTACTTGCAAATAACTTAATATCATTTGCAGAAACCTCTTTTTCACCTAATATAATTAAGCGTTCTACAACATTTCTTAACTCTCTAATATTACCTGTCCAATCGTATTTTTGTAAAAGTACTATAGCTTCATCAGAAAATATTTTTCTTGGAGTACCTTGCTCTTGAGATATTTTTGCTGCAAAGAAGTCTACTAATAATGGTACATCTTCTCTCCTATCATTTAAGGAAGGTACTTTAATTAAAATTACAGCTAATCTGTGATACAAATCTTCTCTAAATCTGCCTTCTGCAATTTCCTGTTTTAAGTTTTTATTGGTTGCTGCAACAATTCTTACATTAACCTTAATATCTTTATCAGAACCAACTCTTTGTATTTTATTTTCTTGTAAAGCTCGTAGTACTTTTGCTTGTGCAGATAAACTCATGTCTCCTATTTCATCAAGAAAAATGGTACCTCCATTTGCAGCTTCAAATTTACCTGCTCTATCTTTATTAGCTCCTGTAAAAGAACCTTTTACATGACCAAAAAGCTCACTTTCTATTAACTCTGATGGAATTGCAGCACAGTTTACCTCGATCATTGGTGCTTTAGAACGTGCAGACTTTTCATGAAGCCAATGTGCAACTAACTCCTTACCTGTTCCATTGGGGCCTGTAATTAACACTCTTGCATCTGTATCTGCAACTTTTTCTATAATATCTTTAATATGAGAAATTGCATCACTCTCACCTATCATTTCGTAATTCTTGCTTACTTTTTTCTTAAGTCTTTTATTTTCTACAACTAAAACCTTTTTGTCTAAGGCGTTTCTTACTGTATTTAAAAGTCTATTTAAATCTGGTGGTTTAGATATGTAATCAAATGCTCCTAAACGCATTGTATTTACTGCTGTATCTAAATCTCCATGACCAGATATCATAACAATTGGCACTTCAGGTTTTATTTTCTTGGCTTTTTCTAAAACCTCAACCCCATCCATTTTTGGCATTTTAATATCGCAAAGAACTAAATCATAATCATTATTTTTTATCATTTCCATTCCTTGCAAACCATCTTCTGCTTCCTCTACATTATAGGCATCATTTTCTTCAGAAATAATTTTCTTTAATACCCTACGAATTGCAGCTTCATCCTCTATAATTAATATTTTTGACATCTATATTTTAAATTTTATTCCTGTTCGTAAATAAAATGCATTTACTCGATCTAAAGTAAAAACATTTTCTCTGTCTTTATCTCTTAAAACATTGTTCATTCTAAGTGTATAACCTGTATATGTATATAGAACCAAATGTTTATTTAATAAATATTCATAGCCTAAACCAGAAACCACAACAGATAATGAAACATTATCTACCTGCTGATTTAATACTGCTGTAGGCCTTTGTAAATGTGCAAAATAACCATCTATGCTAACAAATGCTTGTATGGTATTTTTTTCTTTAAAGTAATATTTTACATTCGACTTTGGAACTCCTGCATTAAAAGACCAAGATTCATTTACTTGTCTAAAATAACTTACAAATGGTAATGGAAAAGGTATACCTGTGGTTGTATTATAAGTTAAACCTAGAATTAATCTATAAGGCCTTTTTAAGGTTGTCGCTTTAGTTCTATCATTCACAAAGAACACACCACCATTTAAAAACAAATCATCTCCTGTAATTTTTTCTGTTAAGGTAGATGCTAATCTTGGTGTTATTTTAAATCCAGTTCTCCACCTTTCATTTATCTTAAAGGTGTATCCTAAATTAATATCGATTACTGTAAGAGTTTCTAAAAGTGATTTATCAAAAGGATAGGCATCATTTAAATTTAAAAAAATTCTATTGTATTCTGCACCCACAAAAATATATCTGTCCTTTTTTAATTTTATAGGATAATTAAGTAACGCTCTAATTCTTGTGTATTGATCTTCTGAATTACTTTTAGGAATAAAAGAATATTCTAGCCTCGCTAAATCTGTAAGTTGGGCATTCGAAATACCTACTGACAATAGAAACAGCAGCACCAAAAGACTCTTTTTCATAGTTATTATTTTTCACTAAACATATGCACATCTCTTTGAGGAAAAGGAATGGTTATGTTATTTTCTCTAAAAGCTTTATCTATCTCAAAGCGAATATTACTTTGGGTAAATCTAACCTCGAAACTGTTATTTAAGGTAAATGCAACTTTAAAATTTAAACTACTATCTGCAAAATCTGTAAATAATACTACAGGAGCAGGATTTTCTAAAACAGTAGGTTGTGCAGTTGCAACCTCTAGCAATATTTTTTTTACTAACTCTACATCTGAACCATATGCAACACCAACATCTACACTTTCTCTAGTTTCAGTTCCATTTTCGGTCCAATTAAATAAAATATTAGTTAAATATAAGTGATTTGGAATTACCAATACTTTGTTATCAATAGTTACTGCTCTAGTTGTTCTTAATCGAATATCTAAAACACGCCCTACTTTACCTTCTAATTCTATAATATCTCCAACATGAACAGATTGATCTACTAAAATTATAATTCCAGAAAAAATATCTTGAAACAAAGTCTGCAAAGCTAAACCTACACCAATTAAAAGAGCTGCTGAAGCTGCAAAAACAGCTGTTACATTTACTCCTGATGTATGCATTGCAATTAAGAATATGATTAAAAAGACAATCCATCTTATATAACCAAACACAGTAACAAACTTAAGTTTGTCATTATTTGGCATATTTCTAGTAATAAACTTTCTAAATAGTTTTAAAACAAATGATGTTACTACTAAAGCAACAACTACAAAAAGTAATCCTCTTACAGTAATACTTATTTCTTCACTAAAAATAAATTTAAAGTCTAAAATAGAAGTTGTTTCTTCAACAATAGTGTCTTTAACTTTTTCTAAGGTTTCTTGTTGCATTTATCCTTTATATTTTAACCATTTGTACAAATCTTTATACGTTGGTTTTTTACCATACATTAAAATACCAACTCTATATATTTTGGCTGCCAACCAAACCATAAAAACAAAAGTAACTAAAAGCAAGGTCATAGAAATTGCTAGTTCGTACCAAGAAACTCCAAAAGGAACTCTCATTAACATAACAATAGGGCTTGTTAAAGGTATGTAAGAAAATGCTACAGAAATTGGTCCATGAGGATCACTAATTACAGTTGCAAACCCTACATAAACTGCCAAAATTAATGGCAACATAATTGGTAACATAAATTGCTGGGTGTCTGTTTCATTATCTACAGCAGCTCCAACTGCAGCAAATAAAGAACTGTATAACATGTAACCTCCTAAGAAATAAAAGATGAATAATAAGAAAAGTTTTAATATTGGTAATCTTAAAATTTCCTGAACAATTACTTGCATTTTATCTGCACCTGCTGCTTGTTTTGCAGCCTCTAATTGTTCTGCAGATATATTTTCGGTTTGCATTTCTACCATATCAACTCCAAATACAGAAGATGCCACTGTTGTAATTATAAAAATGATAATACCCCAAATAAAGAATTGTAACAAACCTGCAGAAGCATTACCAATAATTTTACCCAGCATTAATTGAAACGGTTTTACAGAAGATACTATAACTTCTATAATTCTACTTGTCTTTTCTTCAATAACACTTCTCATTACAGATGTTCCATAGACCATAACAAAAACCATCAATAAATAACCTGCTATGGCTCCTACTCCTATTTTTAAGCCGTTTATTAATTTGGATGATTCTTCTCCAGAAAAATTATACATTTTAATATCAGACTGCACTCTAGATGCGTTAATTTTATCAATATCAATTCCGAAGTTATTTAATTTTTCATTTCGAATTTTAGATTCTACTTTACCTTCTAAAGAATTCATTACAGACATTCCTGGAGAATCTTTTGAATAAAATTCTATAGATTTTGCTAAGATTTCTAAACTATCTTGTTGTGGTATTATAAGCGCTCCATAAAAATCACCTTCCTCTACTTTCTTCTTTGTTTCTTCTACTCCATAAGAAGTAAAGTCTTTATAATGTAGTGATTTAGTGTCTTTAAAATCTTCTTTAGAAAATAAACCAGAATTATCTACATAAACAATTTCTTTAATTTTCTCATCGTTCTTTTTCATTAAGAAAAAAACCAAAGCACCCATTCCTACCATAATTAGCGGACTCAAAAAAGTCATCACTATAAACGATTTATTACGAACCTTAGCAATAAATTCTCTCTGTATAATTAGTTTTAATTTACTCATCTTCTTATTGATTTTTACTTACTGCCTGAATAAAAATATCGTTTGCACTTGGTATTAACTCTACAAAATGTTGTACTTGACCTTTACTTGTTAAAAAAGATAACAAATCATTAGAAGAATCATTTGCTCCTAATTTCACATTCATAGTCAATTCATTTCCTAACAATTTAAAGTCTGCAGGAAAAACCTGAAAACTCTCTTTTAAACTCGCTTCTACCTCTTTTGGATTTGATGTATGTAAACCAACTTGAAAGGTATTGGTTCTAAACTGACGTTTAATATCAGATAATTTA belongs to Polaribacter dokdonensis and includes:
- a CDS encoding DUF6268 family outer membrane beta-barrel protein — its product is MKKSLLVLLFLLSVGISNAQLTDLARLEYSFIPKSNSEDQYTRIRALLNYPIKLKKDRYIFVGAEYNRIFLNLNDAYPFDKSLLETLTVIDINLGYTFKINERWRTGFKITPRLASTLTEKITGDDLFLNGGVFFVNDRTKATTLKRPYRLILGLTYNTTTGIPFPLPFVSYFRQVNESWSFNAGVPKSNVKYYFKEKNTIQAFVSIDGYFAHLQRPTAVLNQQVDNVSLSVVVSGLGYEYLLNKHLVLYTYTGYTLRMNNVLRDKDRENVFTLDRVNAFYLRTGIKFKI
- a CDS encoding sigma-54-dependent transcriptional regulator encodes the protein MSKILIIEDEAAIRRVLKKIISEENDAYNVEEAEDGLQGMEMIKNNDYDLVLCDIKMPKMDGVEVLEKAKKIKPEVPIVMISGHGDLDTAVNTMRLGAFDYISKPPDLNRLLNTVRNALDKKVLVVENKRLKKKVSKNYEMIGESDAISHIKDIIEKVADTDARVLITGPNGTGKELVAHWLHEKSARSKAPMIEVNCAAIPSELIESELFGHVKGSFTGANKDRAGKFEAANGGTIFLDEIGDMSLSAQAKVLRALQENKIQRVGSDKDIKVNVRIVAATNKNLKQEIAEGRFREDLYHRLAVILIKVPSLNDRREDVPLLVDFFAAKISQEQGTPRKIFSDEAIVLLQKYDWTGNIRELRNVVERLIILGEKEVSANDIKLFASK
- a CDS encoding mechanosensitive ion channel family protein; its protein translation is MQQETLEKVKDTIVEETTSILDFKFIFSEEISITVRGLLFVVVALVVTSFVLKLFRKFITRNMPNNDKLKFVTVFGYIRWIVFLIIFLIAMHTSGVNVTAVFAASAALLIGVGLALQTLFQDIFSGIIILVDQSVHVGDIIELEGKVGRVLDIRLRTTRAVTIDNKVLVIPNHLYLTNILFNWTENGTETRESVDVGVAYGSDVELVKKILLEVATAQPTVLENPAPVVLFTDFADSSLNFKVAFTLNNSFEVRFTQSNIRFEIDKAFRENNITIPFPQRDVHMFSEK
- a CDS encoding ABC transporter permease, with amino-acid sequence MSKLKLIIQREFIAKVRNKSFIVMTFLSPLIMVGMGALVFFLMKKNDEKIKEIVYVDNSGLFSKEDFKDTKSLHYKDFTSYGVEETKKKVEEGDFYGALIIPQQDSLEILAKSIEFYSKDSPGMSVMNSLEGKVESKIRNEKLNNFGIDIDKINASRVQSDIKMYNFSGEESSKLINGLKIGVGAIAGYLLMVFVMVYGTSVMRSVIEEKTSRIIEVIVSSVKPFQLMLGKIIGNASAGLLQFFIWGIIIFIITTVASSVFGVDMVEMQTENISAEQLEAAKQAAGADKMQVIVQEILRLPILKLFLLFIFYFLGGYMLYSSLFAAVGAAVDNETDTQQFMLPIMLPLILAVYVGFATVISDPHGPISVAFSYIPLTSPIVMLMRVPFGVSWYELAISMTLLLVTFVFMVWLAAKIYRVGILMYGKKPTYKDLYKWLKYKG